A genomic window from Xenorhabdus cabanillasii includes:
- a CDS encoding non-ribosomal peptide synthetase: MTLLTGWAILLARLSGQPDIVIGTPVANRQHSALEPLIGFFVNTLALRVTLDDNPTVQALLARVKTHTMAAYAHQDLPFEQLVEALHPPRSLSHSPIFQVMFALDNTPKHSRFELPGLTLTEVPAARNNAQFDLTLSLNETAAGISGELEYARDLFERATITRLSGYLTRVLTAMAADASQPVGSLPLLTPAQRHQLLTQFNATARAYPRESLIHQLIEQQAAATPAAPALVSETGRLSYAELNRQANQLAHALRATGVRPDDRIALCAERSPAMIIGMLAILKAGASYVPLDPDYPTDRLTYMLADSRPVLILTQRHLEARLASSGRPIWALDGAAHHTQLAGYPHDNISIPASGLTPANLAYVLYTSGSTGRPKGVMVEHRQVVNFIQAQIQLTALTPHDRVLQFASFGFDNSVAEIFPTLAAGATLVLRPARLKVPDSDFTAFLHTHHITVVDLPTAFWHLWAQEVRAGHSVPPPALRSVAASGEKAEVRHLQAWSASPATQACRWINIYGPTETTVNATACLYEPGHPPPADDIPIGRPMANTTVYILDPLGQPVPVGVTGELYIGGEGVARGYLNRPDLTADRFLPDPFRAEPDARMYRTGDLGHWGPAGDIHYLGRNDFQVKLRGFRIEPGEIETQLVACPGVKDALVLVREDERGDKQLVAYLVPDAGSPLEAARLRDQLSPHLAGYMIPSAFVTLDAFPLTPSGKIDRPALPAPDRAARVSRDYAAPQGAAEQQLAAIWQALLRLAQVGRHDNFFELGGHSLLVVTLIEQLRQHHWTLPVSAVFAAPTLAAMARQLHHEPAASPVPAGAASLIPPDCPAITPAMLPLLSLTPAQLDPIVARVAGGARNVQDIYPLGPLQEGILFHYLLETRGDTYLDRQFIRFDSRPRLEAFLQALQQVIDRHDILRSAIHWQGLPEPVQVVYRQAPLPRTEAVLVPGEAADLQLRRLTDPRLTRLDITRAPLLAATFAQEPGHAHWLLALQHHHLVCDHLSLDIIFHEMQALLAGQGDTLPPSLPYRHFIAQIRAVPAETHRAYFRALLGDVTEPTLPFGLADTQNLPADIAEAVMPLDNALSQQITACARQQGVSAAVLFHVAWAQVLALCSGRDDIVFGTVLLGRLQGGAGTAQVFGMLINTLPVRIRLQADTVQQTVQATHQQLSALLAHEQTPLALAQRCSGIPAPRPLFSSLLNFRHSQREPDPTASPAWAGIQVLSDEEHSNYPLSLDVDAFEDGFALTAQCPQSLNPARINHYMVSALSQLVNALHTAPARAIRSLTVLPDEERTRLLVAFNPATVTAPPAGLLHQTVEQQAARTPAAPALVWGDTSLSYAALNRRANQLAHALIAAGVRPDDRVAIYAERGPALIIGLLGILKAGAGYVPLATDHPRERLTYLLADCAPVLLLTQTHLQPHLPETRVPIWCLDTAHQQASLDTYAAENPQPARLGLQPHHLAYVIYTSGSTGLPKGVMIEHRNVTSFVAAQLQVNPLTARDRVLQFTAVAFDTAVSEIFPTFAAGATLILRPAALQVPDSAFSAFLHAQKITALDVPAAFWHLWVQELAAGRCPFSPDLRTVTVGGEKAAARHLQTWQALPETQPCRWLNAYGPTETTVTATIWAAENAGQAPQLPALTAAVPIGRPLSNSKIYILDTHGQPVPVGVTGEIYVGGAGVARGYLNRPDLTTDRFIRDPFSAQPGARMYRTGDLGHWGPEGHIHYLGRNDFQVKIRGFRIEPGEIETRLAACPGVKEAVVIAREEKDGNTNLVAYIIPQSDITPDAIQLREQLSTHLMEYMLPSIFVTLDAFPLTPNGKIDRKALPVPKHTDVISREYQAPVNTTEQQLATIWQNLLQLEQVGRHDNFFELGGHSLLVVSLIEQLRQRGFTLQVSAVFSFPVLADMANHLINKTTDDPTAQIIPPNLITNDSQIITPDMLPLVLLTQEQIDQIVASVVGGVSNIQDIYPLGPLQEGILFHHLLETKGDIYLDNMMIAFDGRARLETFLQALQQIINRHDILRSAVHWNDLPEPVQVIYRQAQLPITELTLSPEGQAEQQLLHHTDPHLIRLNITQAPLLSATIAKDPHSGKWLLALLHHHLVCDHHSLEIIFNEIQTILLGQGNQLPPPLPYRNFIAQLRMVPLEQHQAYFRQLLADVDEPTLPFGLLEVHGENSEQFAEAECELETSLAQALRNCAHQQGVSAAVLFHIGWAQVLAQCSGRDDVVFGTVLLGRLQGVVNSDKTLGMFMNTLPIRIKLGGFTVQQVVQQTYQVLSELLEHEQAPLSLAQQCSGVKAPLPLFNSLLNYRHSPNNDNDQNTRSAEEGIELLSSNERTNYPLSLAVDDTGQGFTLTMQCVSFLDPKRINAFMHTVLYDLVEILQNSPERTCRQLNILPQEERIQLLQTFNNTHIEYSQDDLIHQRFEQQAEDSPMAIALIYGDQQLCYDELNRKANQLAHYLIELGIRPDDRIAICVERSLDMVIGLLGILKAGAGYVPLDPDYPTERLSYMLSDSRPVVLLTQYALQVRFSDTEIPLLVLDDNEYQAKIRNQPDCNLSASDSGVTSRNLAYVLYTSGSTGLPKGVMIEHISVVNLLLSMQEILQITTDDTMLFSTTIGFDIAGLELYLPLFSGSRIVLAPSQIAKDPEQLAALIALHNIKIVQATPTAWRMLLDSGWTGADIKALSGGEALSHELAQRLKQKVSSLWNLYGPTETTIWSTASTNILMEQINHHTKSQITIGRPIANTQIYLLDKHNQPVPIGVIGEIHIGGIGVARGYLNRPELTNERFVHNPFSEQVDARMYKTGDLGRWLSDGTIDYLGRNDFQVKIRGFRIELGEIEARLLAYPGIQEAIVMVREDITHDKRLVAYLVLQPEITLNLEQLRETLHTSLPHYMIPNAFVTLDSFPLTPNGKLDRQSLPSPDALAVITQDYEAPIGEIENIIAEIWQENLGLDRIGRHDHFFELGGHSLLTLQIVTRLRRALNINIAIRDLFLHPTISKLACYLQQLLSGNHQEQQKNIVTIRQGKGESSLLLVHPAGGGVHYAYDLAAHIHDQDMTIYGITASDRFGDENLQLTFSEMAKEYITSIRQAQISGPYTIAGWSIGGTLAYEIANQLIAEGDTVNFIGLIDSVASYQDTFTQEDKQAGLLFNAKNTLYDLLAEETEISPHVNEELQRMTDKHDYNTLLAFAQQNDLLPPQIPSDNILYYLSLYHNITVAAYHYIAPTNIASEIPFHVVLFKATEQNEQHSYALGWEDVIPPEQLSIVPVVGSHESIMKLPHIKHVGQALLEAIMATKENY; the protein is encoded by the coding sequence ATGACCCTGCTGACCGGCTGGGCGATTTTACTGGCCCGGTTAAGCGGCCAGCCGGATATCGTGATTGGCACCCCCGTGGCAAACCGGCAGCACAGTGCGTTAGAGCCGTTAATCGGCTTCTTTGTCAATACCCTGGCCTTAAGGGTCACGCTGGACGATAACCCCACCGTGCAGGCCTTACTGGCCCGGGTAAAAACCCACACGATGGCAGCGTATGCCCATCAGGATCTGCCGTTTGAACAGCTGGTCGAGGCCCTGCACCCCCCGCGCAGCCTGAGCCACAGCCCGATCTTTCAGGTGATGTTTGCCCTGGATAACACCCCCAAACATTCGCGGTTCGAATTACCCGGGTTAACCCTGACCGAGGTGCCCGCCGCCCGCAATAATGCCCAGTTTGACCTGACGTTATCCCTGAATGAAACCGCCGCGGGGATTTCGGGCGAGCTGGAATACGCCCGCGACCTGTTCGAGCGGGCCACCATCACCCGTCTCAGCGGCTATCTGACCCGGGTATTGACGGCGATGGCCGCCGATGCCAGCCAGCCCGTCGGATCACTCCCGCTGCTGACCCCGGCACAGCGCCACCAGTTACTGACCCAGTTTAACGCCACCGCCCGGGCTTACCCGCGGGAGTCGCTTATCCACCAGCTGATTGAACAGCAGGCGGCCGCCACCCCCGCGGCCCCGGCCCTGGTGAGCGAAACCGGCCGGCTCAGTTATGCCGAATTAAACCGGCAGGCCAATCAGCTGGCCCATGCCCTCCGGGCCACGGGCGTCCGCCCGGATGACCGTATTGCCCTGTGTGCCGAACGCAGCCCGGCGATGATCATCGGGATGCTGGCCATCTTAAAGGCCGGCGCCAGCTACGTGCCGCTCGATCCCGACTACCCCACCGACCGGTTAACCTATATGCTGGCGGACAGCCGGCCAGTGCTGATACTGACCCAGCGTCACCTGGAGGCCCGCCTGGCCAGCAGCGGCCGGCCCATTTGGGCCCTGGACGGCGCCGCCCATCACACGCAGCTCGCCGGTTACCCCCATGACAATATTTCCATCCCGGCCTCCGGCCTCACGCCCGCCAATCTGGCGTATGTGCTGTATACCTCCGGCTCCACCGGCCGGCCGAAAGGGGTGATGGTCGAGCACCGGCAGGTGGTGAATTTTATACAGGCGCAAATCCAGCTGACCGCCCTGACGCCGCATGACCGGGTGCTGCAGTTCGCTTCCTTTGGCTTTGATAATTCCGTGGCCGAAATCTTCCCCACCCTGGCGGCGGGCGCCACCCTGGTCTTGCGCCCGGCCCGCCTTAAAGTGCCGGACAGCGACTTTACGGCCTTTCTGCACACCCATCATATCACGGTGGTTGATTTGCCCACCGCGTTCTGGCATCTCTGGGCGCAGGAAGTCCGGGCCGGGCACAGCGTGCCCCCGCCCGCCCTGCGTTCCGTGGCCGCCAGCGGCGAAAAAGCGGAAGTGCGCCACCTGCAGGCCTGGTCAGCCAGCCCGGCGACCCAGGCCTGCCGCTGGATTAATATTTATGGCCCGACCGAAACCACCGTCAATGCCACCGCCTGCCTGTATGAGCCCGGCCATCCCCCGCCCGCGGACGATATCCCCATCGGCCGGCCCATGGCCAATACCACCGTCTATATCCTCGATCCCCTGGGGCAGCCCGTGCCCGTCGGGGTTACCGGCGAACTCTATATCGGCGGCGAGGGGGTGGCCCGCGGCTACCTGAACCGGCCTGACCTGACCGCGGACCGCTTTCTCCCCGATCCCTTCCGCGCCGAACCGGACGCCCGGATGTACCGCACCGGGGATCTGGGCCACTGGGGGCCGGCGGGCGATATCCACTACCTGGGGCGCAATGATTTTCAGGTCAAACTGCGCGGCTTCCGCATTGAACCGGGGGAAATCGAAACGCAGCTGGTGGCGTGTCCCGGTGTGAAGGACGCCCTGGTTCTCGTCCGGGAAGACGAGCGCGGGGATAAACAGCTGGTGGCGTATTTAGTCCCCGACGCCGGTAGTCCGCTGGAGGCCGCCCGGCTGCGTGACCAGCTCAGCCCGCACCTGGCCGGCTATATGATCCCCAGTGCCTTCGTGACCCTGGACGCCTTCCCGCTGACCCCGAGTGGCAAAATTGACCGCCCGGCTTTACCGGCCCCCGATCGCGCCGCCCGGGTCAGCCGGGACTATGCGGCCCCGCAGGGCGCGGCCGAGCAGCAGCTGGCGGCAATTTGGCAGGCCCTGCTCCGGCTGGCCCAGGTCGGCCGCCACGATAATTTCTTTGAACTGGGCGGGCATTCGTTGCTGGTGGTCACCCTGATCGAGCAGCTGCGCCAGCACCACTGGACCCTGCCGGTCAGCGCCGTGTTTGCCGCCCCGACCCTGGCCGCGATGGCCCGGCAACTGCACCACGAACCGGCGGCCAGCCCCGTACCGGCCGGGGCCGCCAGCCTGATCCCGCCGGACTGCCCGGCCATCACCCCGGCGATGTTACCGCTGCTGTCACTGACCCCGGCACAGCTTGACCCGATTGTCGCCCGGGTCGCCGGCGGCGCACGCAATGTGCAAGATATATACCCGCTGGGGCCCCTGCAGGAAGGGATTTTATTCCATTATTTGCTGGAAACCCGCGGCGACACCTACCTGGACCGCCAGTTTATCCGCTTTGACAGCCGCCCGCGGCTGGAAGCGTTCTTACAGGCCCTGCAACAGGTGATCGACCGCCATGATATTTTACGCAGTGCAATCCACTGGCAGGGCCTGCCCGAACCCGTGCAGGTGGTGTACCGTCAGGCGCCCCTGCCCCGCACCGAAGCCGTGCTGGTCCCCGGCGAGGCGGCCGACCTGCAGTTACGCCGCCTGACGGATCCCCGCCTGACCCGCCTGGATATCACCCGGGCCCCGTTACTGGCCGCCACCTTCGCGCAAGAGCCGGGCCACGCACACTGGCTTCTGGCCCTGCAACACCATCATCTGGTGTGTGATCACCTGTCCCTGGACATCATCTTTCATGAGATGCAGGCGCTGCTCGCCGGCCAGGGTGACACGCTGCCGCCGTCCCTGCCTTACCGGCACTTTATTGCCCAGATCCGGGCGGTGCCGGCGGAAACCCACCGGGCTTACTTCCGCGCGCTGCTCGGGGATGTGACCGAGCCCACCCTGCCGTTCGGCCTGGCCGATACCCAAAACCTGCCGGCCGATATCGCCGAAGCCGTGATGCCGCTGGATAACGCGCTCAGCCAGCAGATAACCGCGTGTGCCCGCCAGCAGGGGGTCAGCGCTGCGGTCCTGTTCCATGTCGCCTGGGCCCAGGTGCTGGCCCTGTGCAGCGGGCGGGACGATATTGTGTTCGGCACGGTGTTACTCGGGCGCCTGCAGGGCGGGGCCGGGACGGCCCAGGTATTCGGCATGCTGATCAATACCCTGCCGGTCCGTATTCGGCTACAGGCTGACACGGTGCAACAGACCGTACAGGCCACCCATCAGCAGCTCAGTGCCCTGCTGGCGCATGAGCAAACGCCGCTGGCCCTGGCGCAGCGGTGCAGTGGCATTCCGGCCCCGCGGCCCCTGTTCAGCAGTTTACTCAATTTCCGCCACAGCCAGCGGGAGCCCGATCCCACGGCCTCACCGGCCTGGGCCGGGATCCAGGTTCTTTCCGATGAAGAACACAGCAACTACCCGTTATCGCTGGATGTGGATGCCTTTGAGGACGGGTTTGCGTTAACCGCCCAGTGCCCGCAGTCCCTGAACCCGGCCCGCATTAACCACTATATGGTGTCGGCGTTAAGCCAGCTGGTCAATGCCCTGCACACCGCGCCGGCCCGCGCTATCCGCAGCCTGACGGTCTTGCCGGACGAGGAGCGCACCCGGTTACTGGTGGCCTTTAATCCGGCCACGGTCACGGCCCCGCCGGCCGGCCTGCTTCACCAGACGGTTGAGCAGCAGGCGGCCCGCACGCCGGCCGCCCCCGCCCTGGTCTGGGGCGACACGTCACTCAGTTACGCCGCCCTCAACCGGCGCGCCAATCAGCTGGCCCACGCCCTGATAGCCGCCGGCGTGCGGCCCGATGACCGGGTGGCGATTTACGCCGAGCGCGGGCCCGCCCTGATTATCGGCCTGCTGGGGATCCTCAAAGCGGGGGCCGGTTATGTGCCGCTGGCCACCGACCACCCGCGCGAACGCCTGACGTATCTGCTGGCAGACTGTGCGCCGGTCCTGCTGCTGACCCAAACCCATTTACAGCCGCACCTGCCCGAGACCCGCGTTCCCATCTGGTGCCTGGATACGGCCCATCAGCAGGCCTCCCTCGACACGTATGCGGCTGAAAACCCGCAACCGGCCCGGCTGGGCTTGCAGCCGCACCATCTGGCCTACGTGATTTACACCTCCGGCTCGACCGGGTTACCGAAAGGGGTGATGATTGAACACCGCAATGTGACCAGCTTTGTCGCGGCACAGTTGCAGGTCAATCCCCTGACCGCCCGCGACCGGGTGTTGCAGTTTACCGCCGTGGCGTTTGATACCGCGGTGTCGGAAATCTTCCCGACCTTCGCCGCCGGGGCCACCTTAATCCTGCGGCCGGCCGCCCTGCAAGTCCCCGACAGCGCATTTAGCGCGTTTCTGCATGCGCAGAAAATCACCGCCCTGGATGTGCCGGCCGCGTTCTGGCACCTGTGGGTTCAGGAGCTGGCGGCCGGCCGCTGCCCCTTCAGCCCGGATTTACGCACGGTGACGGTGGGCGGCGAAAAAGCAGCGGCCCGCCACTTACAGACGTGGCAGGCCCTGCCCGAAACGCAGCCGTGCCGCTGGCTTAACGCCTACGGCCCCACGGAAACCACCGTCACGGCCACTATCTGGGCCGCGGAGAACGCCGGGCAGGCCCCGCAGCTGCCGGCACTCACGGCCGCCGTCCCGATTGGCCGCCCGCTGTCCAACAGCAAAATCTATATCCTGGATACGCACGGCCAGCCGGTGCCTGTCGGGGTCACGGGGGAAATTTATGTGGGGGGCGCGGGGGTCGCCCGCGGTTACCTGAACCGCCCTGATCTGACCACCGATCGGTTTATCCGTGATCCGTTCAGCGCCCAGCCGGGGGCCCGTATGTACCGCACCGGGGATCTGGGGCACTGGGGGCCGGAGGGGCATATCCACTATCTGGGGCGCAATGACTTTCAGGTCAAGATCCGCGGCTTCCGCATTGAACCGGGGGAAATTGAAACCCGGCTGGCCGCCTGCCCGGGGGTTAAAGAGGCTGTGGTTATAGCGCGTGAAGAAAAGGACGGTAATACCAATCTGGTAGCTTATATTATCCCACAGTCAGATATCACGCCCGATGCCATTCAGTTGCGTGAACAATTAAGTACACATTTAATGGAATATATGCTGCCCAGTATATTTGTGACATTGGATGCTTTTCCACTTACCCCAAATGGGAAAATAGATCGCAAGGCATTACCAGTACCTAAACACACAGATGTCATCAGTCGTGAATATCAAGCTCCTGTCAACACAACTGAACAGCAATTAGCCACTATCTGGCAAAATCTGCTACAACTGGAACAGGTAGGACGTCATGATAACTTTTTTGAATTGGGCGGACATTCTTTACTGGTCGTCAGTCTAATAGAACAACTGCGCCAACGCGGCTTTACATTGCAAGTCAGTGCCGTATTTTCATTTCCTGTCTTAGCAGATATGGCAAACCATCTAATTAATAAGACCACTGATGATCCTACAGCACAAATCATTCCACCTAATCTGATCACAAATGATAGTCAAATTATCACACCAGATATGTTGCCATTGGTATTACTAACACAAGAGCAAATTGATCAAATCGTTGCCAGCGTGGTTGGGGGTGTTAGCAATATTCAAGATATTTACCCACTGGGGCCATTACAAGAAGGGATTCTGTTTCACCATTTACTGGAAACAAAAGGTGACATTTATCTGGACAATATGATGATAGCCTTTGACGGTCGTGCAAGGCTGGAAACATTTTTACAGGCACTACAGCAGATAATCAACCGTCACGATATCTTACGTAGCGCGGTTCATTGGAATGATCTTCCTGAACCCGTGCAAGTTATTTATCGTCAAGCACAGCTTCCTATTACCGAACTGACATTGTCACCCGAAGGTCAGGCTGAGCAGCAATTACTCCATCATACTGATCCACATTTGATACGTCTGAATATCACACAGGCTCCATTATTATCAGCCACCATTGCCAAAGATCCCCATAGTGGAAAATGGTTGCTGGCCCTGCTACATCACCATCTGGTTTGTGATCATCACTCACTGGAAATCATATTCAATGAAATTCAGACAATACTCTTGGGGCAAGGTAATCAACTTCCCCCTCCTCTGCCTTACCGTAACTTTATCGCCCAGCTCCGCATGGTGCCTCTTGAGCAACACCAAGCTTACTTCCGCCAGCTTTTAGCTGATGTCGATGAACCGACTTTGCCTTTTGGTTTGTTGGAAGTTCATGGCGAAAACAGTGAACAGTTCGCAGAAGCTGAATGCGAATTAGAAACATCACTGGCACAAGCATTGCGAAATTGTGCTCACCAACAAGGAGTCAGTGCAGCAGTACTGTTCCACATCGGCTGGGCACAAGTACTGGCACAATGCAGCGGACGAGATGATGTTGTTTTTGGCACTGTGCTGTTGGGACGTTTACAGGGGGTAGTCAATTCAGACAAAACACTCGGTATGTTTATGAATACACTTCCCATCCGCATTAAATTAGGTGGTTTCACTGTGCAGCAAGTTGTTCAGCAGACTTACCAGGTATTGAGTGAATTATTGGAACACGAACAAGCTCCACTTTCATTGGCTCAACAATGCAGTGGCGTCAAGGCGCCTTTACCTCTGTTTAACAGTCTGTTGAATTATCGCCACAGCCCAAATAATGATAACGACCAGAATACGCGATCTGCTGAGGAAGGTATCGAGCTGTTAAGTTCTAATGAACGTACCAACTACCCACTAAGTCTGGCAGTTGATGATACTGGACAGGGATTCACGCTGACCATGCAGTGTGTATCATTCCTTGATCCCAAACGGATTAACGCCTTCATGCACACTGTGCTATACGATTTAGTCGAGATTTTGCAAAACTCACCAGAACGTACCTGCCGACAATTGAACATCCTGCCACAGGAAGAGCGTATTCAACTCTTGCAAACATTCAACAACACTCATATTGAATATTCGCAAGATGATTTAATCCACCAACGCTTTGAGCAACAAGCAGAAGATTCTCCTATGGCTATCGCCTTAATTTACGGCGATCAACAATTGTGTTACGACGAACTGAACCGAAAAGCTAATCAGCTAGCACACTATTTAATTGAACTTGGTATACGCCCAGATGATCGGATAGCAATTTGTGTTGAGCGTAGTCTGGATATGGTCATCGGCTTATTAGGCATATTGAAAGCAGGCGCGGGTTATGTTCCTCTTGACCCAGATTATCCTACTGAACGACTGTCCTATATGCTGTCAGACAGCCGGCCTGTAGTATTACTGACCCAATATGCCCTGCAAGTTCGTTTCTCCGATACAGAAATTCCCTTATTGGTACTGGATGATAATGAGTACCAGGCAAAAATCAGAAATCAGCCAGATTGTAATTTGTCAGCCTCTGATTCAGGTGTTACATCACGTAATCTGGCGTATGTGCTGTATACTTCCGGCTCAACAGGGCTACCCAAAGGGGTAATGATAGAACATATTAGTGTGGTTAACCTGCTGCTCTCAATGCAAGAGATATTACAAATTACTACCGACGACACCATGCTGTTCTCCACTACCATTGGCTTTGATATAGCCGGGCTGGAACTTTATTTACCCTTATTCAGCGGCAGCCGTATTGTCTTAGCGCCGTCACAAATAGCCAAAGATCCCGAACAATTGGCAGCATTAATTGCATTACATAACATCAAAATTGTACAGGCTACACCTACCGCCTGGAGAATGTTGCTTGATTCTGGATGGACAGGGGCGGACATCAAGGCATTAAGCGGTGGTGAAGCGCTATCTCACGAACTGGCACAACGTTTAAAACAAAAAGTCAGTAGCTTATGGAATCTGTATGGACCAACAGAAACAACTATCTGGTCAACAGCATCCACTAACATTTTGATGGAGCAAATCAACCATCATACGAAATCTCAAATAACGATTGGTCGTCCAATAGCCAATACTCAAATTTATTTACTTGATAAACACAACCAGCCGGTCCCCATTGGAGTAATTGGTGAAATTCACATCGGAGGTATCGGAGTGGCTCGTGGTTATTTAAATCGGCCAGAACTTACCAATGAACGCTTTGTTCACAATCCTTTCAGTGAGCAAGTTGATGCGCGAATGTATAAAACAGGAGATTTAGGACGTTGGCTTTCTGATGGGACTATCGATTATCTCGGACGTAATGATTTTCAGGTCAAGATCCGTGGTTTTCGGATTGAACTGGGTGAAATTGAAGCCAGACTACTTGCCTATCCTGGGATCCAAGAAGCGATTGTGATGGTACGTGAAGATATCACTCATGATAAGCGTCTGGTGGCTTATCTGGTTTTACAGCCAGAGATAACCCTGAATTTAGAACAATTGCGGGAAACTTTACATACCAGTTTGCCCCACTATATGATCCCCAATGCTTTTGTAACATTAGATTCATTTCCACTAACGCCAAATGGTAAGCTGGATCGCCAATCTTTACCATCACCAGATGCGCTTGCTGTGATTACTCAAGACTATGAGGCACCTATCGGTGAAATAGAGAATATCATTGCTGAAATTTGGCAAGAAAACCTCGGATTAGACCGTATCGGACGGCATGATCATTTCTTCGAATTAGGTGGGCACTCTCTACTGACATTACAAATTGTTACACGCTTACGTCGGGCTTTAAACATCAATATCGCAATACGAGATCTATTCCTTCACCCAACAATCAGTAAGCTTGCCTGTTACCTCCAACAGCTTTTATCCGGTAACCATCAGGAACAGCAAAAAAACATAGTCACTATCCGCCAGGGCAAAGGAGAATCGTCACTGCTTCTTGTCCATCCAGCAGGAGGTGGCGTCCACTATGCCTATGATCTTGCCGCGCATATTCATGATCAAGATATGACAATTTATGGAATTACCGCCAGTGATAGATTCGGAGATGAAAATCTTCAATTAACATTTAGCGAAATGGCTAAAGAATATATTACCTCTATTCGTCAAGCCCAAATATCAGGACCTTATACGATTGCTGGATGGTCAATCGGCGGAACTCTTGCATATGAAATAGCCAACCAATTAATAGCTGAGGGAGACACAGTCAATTTCATAGGATTAATTGATTCGGTTGCTAGTTATCAGGATACATTCACTCAGGAAGATAAACAGGCTGGATTACTATTTAATGCAAAAAATACTTTGTATGACTTACTCGCAGAAGAGACAGAGATTTCCCCTCACGTGAATGAGGAATTACAAAGGATGACAGATAAACATGACTACAATACCCTGCTGGCTTTTGCTCAGCAGAACGATTTATTACCACCTCAAATCCCTTCAGATAATATTCTCTACTATCTGAGTCTTTATCATAATATCACGGTTGCGGCTTATCATTATATTGCCCCAACAAACATTGCTTCAGAAATCCCTTTTCATGTCGTCTTATTCAAGGCAACAGAACAAAATGAGCAACATAGCTATGCCCTTGGGTGGGAAGATGTTATTCCACCAGAACAGCTCTCTATCGTTCCTGTTGTTGGTTCTCATGAATCCATTATGAAGTTGCCGCATATCAAACATGTCGGTCAGGCCTTACTGGAAGCCATTATGGCTACAAAAGAAAATTATTAA